From the genome of Solanum lycopersicum chromosome 12, SLM_r2.1:
AGAACTAATCACGGTTATTACCAGAATCAATTACGGGCAAAGTATCAGCATCAGTGGACTTGCCGGAGCTGTTTCGTTAGCTGGATCTGATTCAGGTGTATGGTCAGTTGAAGGCGGAAATTGGCAACTGGCTGCTGGTTTGATCAATTATTCAAACATCGAAAtgcatcttgatgaagaagtAGAATCAGTTTCATCCATAGAGCAAAAATATCAACTCAATACCACAAAGGGAAAGAGTTATCAATGTGAAATAACAGTCGTAGCTACACCTTTGGATGAGGTGAACATTCAATTTCTTCCCGGAATATCAATCCCGGAGAGGAAATTACAGCACACATATACTACATTCATCAGAGGTCTATTGAATCCGGCTTATTTTGGTTTAAGTTCGGTATCAGAAGTTCCACAACTGGTGGGCACTGTTGAGACTCCTGATGTTCCTTTTTCGAGTATTTCAGTTCTTAAGCAACATAACGAGAATGATATGTCCTACAAGGTGTTCTCGCGTAAACCTCTTGATGATGTTTTGTTAGACCAGATTTTCAGTGTGAGAAACGAAACAATCAAGATAGACTGGGGTGCATACCCGCATTATCATGCTCCTGAGGTATTTGCACCGTTTATCTTGGATGGTCAGCACTTGTACTATGTGAATGCTTTTGAGAATGCAGCTAGCACCATGGAAACAAGTGCTGTTGCTGCTGAAAATGTTGCAAGGCTGATACTTTCCAGGCTTTCTGGCCAAAAACCCGCGAGCACAGTGACATTGAAAAGCTTTGGCGATGATGCATATGATGTCCATGCAGACTTGTGAGTCGAAACAACTTTCCCTTTCGCCATACATGGAGTTGTTCAGGTGTATTCATTTACATGCTAATACATGTACAAAGCAAGCTATTCAGATTTGTTAGCTCCCTGGTCTTAGAATAGCCTCTCGTGTATCAGAATTTACTTCTGTAATTTTTTGCATCTACTTGATGCCATCAATGAAACTACTTGCTTCATCAAAAAAAGAGATTAGATTCTTGAGCTCATATAAATGTCGGAAATACTAAAGTTCAACATTGTACAAAAGGTCCATAGTAAAATACATTGGCATCATAAACATAACAGTTTGACTACGGATAGCTATTGATGTTTGCTGGTTTGTACAAAATATAGGGGTGTTAAACAGCCCTGGGAATATACCCAGAATGGATATAACCACACCTACACTCCACCCTCTTCTCTCAGACTTATAACATGTCGATTTCTACATTAATTATAGAAATGGAAATCAGTAACAGACAGAAAATTCTCTCAATCAGCTGTCTTCTCACTGTGTGAGCAGCTTTGAGTCACATGCCACAATCTTAACGCGGTTAACAGTCTCCTGGCATTCCTCGCTCTTGAACACAGCATCTTGTAAGATAAAAGTCCACACGTTGTCACAGAACCTGTAGGTGTGAAGATGTCCCTGCAACCATAGTTGCTCAAATTAGGAGAAGAATATAACTGAAGCAATTACATAACAAGTGAACAGCCAAAATTCAGTAGTAGTTAAAGGAGGACgggaaaaaacaaataaaaagggTAGCCAACAGACAAAATTGCTGGCAAGAGGAtagaattcttcaaaaataagcTTTGACCATTGATAGTATAGCAAAATCAAAGAGATGACAAAAAACAGACCTATTAATAGAAGCGCCCTATGCTCAATTTCAAGGTTACAGAAAGCAAGAACATAAGATCTCATTTCACAACTAATGAAATCTGAGCACCCTCTTGAATACCTAACCCACTTGCAGAAACAGTTGTGCATATTTTAACATATAACATAATGTACTTGATAATATATGGGTTCCAAACTTCCAATGCATTAAAAAGTGAGACCTGGAGGTCAACTGTTAATAAAGATGGAATGAAGACCTGGAGGCCAATCGAGGCAAGCTAAGTGATTCAATCCTATCTGTTTAAGCCTTATAGGCAGTACCTGGTACCTGTATTAATAGGAGTTGTATGTACCTCATTATCAAAAAAAGGAGTTGTATGTAACCACATGGAATAGTCCAGGGGGCATATTGGCCCAAACACCACATACTAAGCTATAAGCTAAAGACAAAATTAGCACGCAACGGACGACCATGTGCCAAATACTCGACTCTGGTGAAAGGCACTCGCTTTTTGACAGGTTCTGTGTACTTCTATCAATTCTATTCAAGTTGCACAATAGCTTTCTACTCATAAGTTTGTACGGCCTCATGGTAAGTGGAGAGACATGTTTTGTAAAGATAATAGAATAAACAAGGGAGTGGAATGAGTACAGGGAGATTAAGAGCAAAACAGTAGCTATCAAAGGATTCTACATATTAACGTACTTTACTTCATACAATCAATCTGAAAGGTGGTTGTCTCTTACACTTCAGGAGTTGTTGTCAACAAGTAAGATTTGAAGCTGCTGTCTcgaaataaagtaattttacTAGCTAATACTTCCTGATGACAAGAAAGACATGACAGCAAGATTTAAAGTTGTTGTCgacaagtaaattttaaaacacaaattGTACTATGACCTCtgtaatttgaaatttactTGTCAACAACAACTTCAAATCTTGCAGTCATGTCTTTCTTGTCATCAAGAAGTATTAGCTAgtaaaattactttatttcgAGTGAAGTACCAGATCTTGAATGGTTGTTGTATTTTAGTGGAGCAacttgtttatatattttgctTTTCTCGTAGGGAAGCACTCCAAAGTTGCCGTTAATATTTACAACAATGTTTCTTCTAATTCAAGCTCAGCTACTGAGGAATCATCAACTATACATAATACCTTCAAGGACATCAACGGAGAGACTGCTGCTCATTTAACTACTTAAGATACcttccaccaccaccaccatcccCCAAAAGAAAACATTAGTTAGATTTTCATGACTCCTGATTGTCCGGAGACATAATTTGGGCGTACTACATACGGTTGTGCGATAGATGACTATTGCAGAGAACAAGCAAATCAACAAAATCAGCTTCCTCGGTCTGATTGCAATCGCTTGGCAACAGAACTCCTCCTTTGTGAAGATAACTAAACTCATCTCCTAGATTTTTATGACATCAGTCATATCATGTAAGACGGGGATAAAAATAGTGATTAATCCTCTATCctcttcaatatttttgttttttcctagAGGATGATAAGCTTCAGTCAAATGGATAACAATGTACATGATTCAAGCAGAATACCTCAAGTTTTGCGACTGCAGTACATTTGAGAGGTCAGAGGTCCCTTTTAAATGTTATTAGACAAAGGAAGCGCTACAAATATGTGCctgatttattataatttaaatgaaaaggaaaagatCTGAGAATGACTGCTATATCTCAAATATAATAGCCTCTATATAAACACAACACATAAATCCAGCAGGATAGACCATCAAAAGTTGTTTCTAAATTGACAATTTTGAGATCAAAGCACCTTTTCCCctctgttttatttttttgggagaTTGGTTTGAAAGACCAGAGTAATTTTGCTAAGATACTGTAGATCTTAGAATGAGACAAGCTTAAAATTTTAAGAGATGTTTTCCTCTGTCACAGTACTTCTGTAGCATTTTCTAAGTAACAGGCTAAAGATCATTCTTTCCACAGACATCATTTCTCATCACTATATACAAAAAGTAACGCTTGCTTATCTACTGACATTGATGACAAGGCAGCATTTTTGGGATGTCGCCTCGTCTGAAGGGATGTAAACAGACACATGTATGATTCAATCGGCTTCTTCATCATCtaatcttttaaataaactaacAGAGACATATTCAACCATGCTACTAGTAAATTAGATCATTTAATAAGttatcaaatttataaaaaagacACAGAAAGCCAAAAATGAGTCCATGATTCTTAATTATGCAAATCATGAAACTGATCCAATGAAGTTATAATCATTGTGAGTTCATAATATGGATATAAACTGACAGACAAAcagaacatgaaaaaaaaaaacaaattataagtACCTTAATAGTAACCTTGCTCTTTACTTGAGTCTCCAAAGCTTCAGTCATTGACTGCAATGCAACAACAAAAGCAATAAGTATGGCCTATagccaaaaaaaaagtatttttaactATTACTCATGACTTCAGAACTAGATTATTTTATTGACATGTACACATAAATACATGCATATCAAGGCCGGTATATTCTTACAGAAATAGATTGCCACTAAATGCAAGGTAGATGCAGAGCTATTGTAATAAACTTGGATCATATACATAGTTGATCcatttgtttgaaaaaatataattttactttcACCTATGAACCCAGTAACACAAAACAGTAGCGGATGCAATTTCTATTAGTTcccaaaaactagctcaaactagtttttggattttttgtTTTGACACTAGTAACATTGTATTTCAGTCAGTACTTGGGTAGTACTGAAAAACCATatttacaaaaagaagaaaaagattgaagTCCTTCCAATGCTAAACCAGGAACTAGATGGATCCTAAACCATCTATGTTTGACTCAGTCTCATTGGAGTAAACATTTGTACACcaaaaacataacaacaaaatacattTAAGCTTGACTTCCTGCAGGTTGTTGTCCctattttcaaaacatgtatcatttctctctctctccataTAGTCCACCATATACAAGCAGGTATTATCCTCCATCTTTTTCTGTTGGTAGCCTCAACTCCAGCCTCCTCCAACAGAAAAGAGTCTCATCAATCTTACTAGGCATACTCCAGGAAATGCCTCTTAGATTAAGAAAAATCTGCCACAGTTGAACAGTGAAATTGCAGTGTAGAAAGAAGTGTTTTACTGTCTCTGTATCCTTACCACATAAGGAGCATCTGTTGCATAAAGATATACCGCTCTTGGCCACATTGTCCAATGTCAAAACTGCTTCATTGGCTAGCAGCCAGGTGAAGCATGCCACTTTTTGTGGCACTTTGACTCTCCAAATTTGCTTCCAAGGCCATCTGAAATCTTGATTCTCCATAAGACTGGTTTGTTTATATCCCTCATTCACCCTGTTTCTTCCTTTGTTGTGCCAATGCCACCATAAATAGTCTTCACCTGGTTGGATTCCTTGGAAACTCTCCAGTAGTTTGAAAAGTTCAATCATTCTGGGAATTTCCCAGTCATTCAAGTTTCTTCTAAAGATCATATTCCATCCTTGTGGTGACCACATTTCAGCAACAGTTATGTTGAGCCAAAACAAAGATGTCAGGAAAGAGATCTTTAAAGCTCACAGTACCCACCTATTTATCAATCCAAAAACTTGTTTTTCTACCATTTCGAACTTTGACAGTTAATTGATTACTGAGAAACTGCCAGAATATTCTAATGAATTTCCAGAGGCTAATACCATAGGGGGTGGTTGACCTCTTTAGTGTTACCCATGTGTTCAGTTGCTCATACTTGCTCTTGATTACCCTGTACCAGAGGGCTTGGTCCTCCTGATGGTACCTCCATAACCACTTGACCTTGACTGCTTTGCTTTGGGATTTAAGGTTCTTGATACCTAGTCCACCTTGTTCTTTACTTCTGATAATGTTCATCCATTTGACCAAATGAAAACCCTTCCTTTCCTCATTGCGTTGCCACAAGAAGTTTCTCTGACTTTATCCAACCTTTGAACTACTGACTGGGGTATATGAAAGAGAGATAACATTTACGTAGGGAGGGCATCTAAGACTGAGTTAATCAAACTTAGTCTACCTCCCAAGGATAGATATTGTGATCTCCATCTGGTTAATTTCTTTTCACATTTCTCCAGAATTGGATTCCAAATATCTATGGACCTATACTCGGCCCCCAGAACTAGCTTTTGGATTTTTGGAATTTACACTCACAAAGCTTCAAATTCTTTTTCCAAACGAAATGCATATCCAAACCCagcttcaaatttcaaaaatcaaaacttcaaagaattaatttttcaagcttcaacttcaaaatctatggccaaacagGAGCTAAATGCAAGGAAATATGGCATGCTTGGGCAGTGGGTTTGGGCACATCGCACTAAACTTACACCATATACATAGTTAAACAATCTCCAAACCAAAGTACagcataatttttatttaattttgtaccCACAGCCACAAAATAACAGTACATCCACTTAAAAATCTTAGATCcaggttgaaaaaaaaagaaccttGTCAAACTGAACGAGAACTTGAATGGCGTGCTCCGGACTAAGAATTCCATTAGATACCATTTCATCAAGTGTTTCAGTCAAGCACATCCCAATCGTCGACCTCCTGTATAGCTCAAAAGTCGCCATTTTTGAGTCCTTTTTTCGAGATCtgcaaataaaattaacaatcaGCACACAAAAAAACACAGATTTTTCAACCAAAAAACAATATGATTCAATTATATACAAACAAATTCaattgatgaattatgaattcaggTAAATTAAGGGAGAAAGGAGAGTTACGATTGAAGAacgagagagaaagagagaggggagagaggaATTTGTTTGAAGAGAGGGAAAGTAATTTGGGGCTTTTTATACCCTAATATTCGTAGCGAATGGCTTATATAGGCGACCGGTGAAATTGTGAATTAAAATGACGAAATTACCCTTCCTTTGTTTTCTCAATATGGTAGAATAGGCtataaataatttgataaattatttcgactatagatttttaaaataatttttgtatatttatttgactgaaaattaatgagattttggatatttaattcttaaatgttttttttaaatgttaatgtaattttcattattaatggACAAATCTTCTACTAGGGctattcaaaattgaattaaaattgataGTTCAAACTGTAACAGAGTTATTATCAATAATGGATTATTGACTTATCGGTTTAggtaatgattttgatttttctatcaTTGGTTATCGGTTCTTaaggttttgaatttttttcttaacacaATTCgatgataaattaaataattatatttatatcattgagtATGTCAAGTCCTTGACTTGAACTTTTGTTTCATACTTTTAGTTCTGATTGACTCAAACTCCCAATTATTCTACAATGAGAGTGTGTAATTTGCTTTTGAGTCTGATGCAATATGTAAATTTATGTGTATGGTTCATTTGATTTGTCGCCTTGTTTTTCTCTAAGTGGTTTTCaatgattttatttgtattaaattttaatggTTAAATCGATAATGATTAATTACCCTTGGGGATGACCCAGTGGTTTGGGTTTGGAATTTCCATACTAGAGGTCTCAAATTTGAAACCCCatgccagcgaaagcaaggggtttgccttctggatCGAGCTCGTCGCATCGGGCTTGCCTAGTGTGAGTTACTTCTCCTATATGATTAAGGAGATGTGCGCACCTAAAGGGTAGAAGCTGCGGGTTTTCTTAGTCATTAAAAAAAGGAGATAATGATCACTTACCGAAAAATCAATAAGTATATTTAAACTTGTCTAAACTTAAACAagtagacacacatgtcctacgtGATATAATACATGTTGGACGTGAATTGTCACATCAAACCCTCCATAGGACATGTATCtcattattgaattttatacaaatttaaatgtctgcttatataaattaattaacataactATTAGTTAAATCAAACTAAATACGATAATATTAATATCATAACAATGGAGCTTTTCATCGATTAAGTGCTCTGGAATAGCAACATACAATTATATTGCATAGTCAATGGATCAGAATCATAGACTCTATTTTGGAGACGGATAAAGGCAATCACTCTAACACTATGTTTGaatcattattatctattgtattgtattgtatcgttaTTATACctataatatttgttttgattgttatttaaggtgtattgtactgtattgttaaatttcattgttacgtaacaatggaaacccctattttattaaacaaccaatttggtgtatttccattgttacttaattttttttccgattatatctttacataatatttcaaaaatactattttaccctttaccttaattatttaaatttagtcaAACCTCCTACTCTataataattaaggatatttaagtaaatttataaattacaatacagaATGATACAATCaaactaaacaattaaaatgttactaaacaacaacaaacaatacattCTAACCAAACATTTTATCTACCATACAATAGcgtacaatacaatacaatacataatgaaacaatgggtaacaatgatccaaacaaaatGTAAGAGGTGTTAGCGCGTTCCAATAAATCTTACACAAATCTAACCATAATAAATGACACGGAATTTTTCGCTTATAACTATTCAAAAATAACTGAAATTACGCTTCATAACTATAATTTGCTAATACAATTCATAGCTACAGCCTACATGTTAGATGAAGGAGCGAGACAAACAAAGTTGGAAGAGGaaagagagaggcgagcaagagagGACAAAGAGTAGGAAGCAATAAACTCTGTATGTATATTTGTCAGATAATAGTATATATACCACATATACACATATGTATCTGTATATCTGACGAACAAGAttgagagagggcagagagatGAGCAAGAGAGGACAAAGAAGAGAAACTTATTGTATTTGTATGTTTGTCATATAATTATACACgcatatgtataatttatatttgtatataaaagAGGAGAAATGCGATAGATTAGAGAGAAATGACGTAATTACAACTAAAATAAGTTGCgagttataattaatttaaattataactaTATTAGTTTAACTAactagtatatatttatttatctgcttaaattttttttttttcacctaacaaatattatacaaatttagCAGGATAACTATGACAAAGACAAACGATGACACAGAATGATGTAGGGCTCAATTTACGTTCTCTTGCAAGATGcatatatagaaaaagaaactaaaactCTACTTTTTAAAGGGAAATCATAAAAACTTGTTCCAAATTAAGATAATGTCATTATTTCATCAGTAATATATTTAAGctaatttaagaagaaaaaaatgataaatcttTATCACAATAAAAGTCAAAGTCAAAAGTTTAAAGAATCTTCCAAATCTTTAAATTATTCATCCactatctttcaaaattttattttcataccaaaaatataaaaaaattctataaacaACTGCAACTTCTTTgaccaataaaataaaataacaagaataaatttactataaaaatcaatcaataattcatcatccttcttcattttcaaaaaaaaaaaaagtcatggCTAACCTGCTCCTCCTGCTTCTGCTAATCTGCACCACCCCTGCAGTACTTTCTGCTCGTCGTTGTTCTGATTGTGGATCTTCTCCTGTTCCTTACCCACTCAGTACTGGCCCCGATTGCGGTGACCAATCTTACAAAATACGGTGCAGTAATCGACTATTCTTCGATACGTTGAACAATTCATATCCGATAAGTTCAATTTCTCCCGATACGCAGACACTTACTATCGAACCATCGCCGTTTCTATCCAACACCTGCATCACCCAGGACATTTCTACCGTCGGTGTTCAGTTGAATTCATCTCTTCCTTTCAACATTACCAGCAGCAACACGATCGTTTTCCTGAACTGTTCTCAGAGTTTGCTGTCGTCTCCGCTTAATTGCACTGCTGAGAGTTTGTGTCATACTTACCTGAACGGAACTTCTGAAAATGATGGAGCTATTGGCGCGTGTAGGAACGCGCCGATTTGTTGTACGTTTAGGGCAGGTGGATCGTCCACGTCGTATATGATTCGGGTTAGGGAATCGGGTTGTCGGGCTTACCGGAGTTTTGTTAATTTGAATCCATCGTTACCGGTTAGTAGATGGCCGGAAGCCGGGATGGAATTGCAGTGGGTTTCACCACCGGAGCCGGTTTGTACGATTCAGTCCGATTGTGATTCTGATTCGACTTGTGGACCCGACCCGAATTCGAATGGAGGCGTTAACAGATGTTTTTGTCATTCCGGGTTTCATTGGGACCCAATTGCAGCGTTATGTGCCCGAggtaagttttattttattttattataaaaagaaaagagactTTTTAGATCTCGTAAATGTGAAAATAAAGATCTCCAatttaaaatgacataaaatgtgattatataaaggttagaaaattattttttcgattTCGATTTGgatatgattttgttttaactATTTCTGAACTCGATACGCAGATGTGACATGCCAAGATCGTGATGGTTGTGGTAGAGACCACACTGCACTCATAGCAGGTATTGTATAATGTCACATTTAGTATACATTATTACTTTGTTTTTATTCAAGTTGTTTGgattttttattgtttgtgCCCACAAGATGTGAGTGTGAGATTCATATCGGATTCGATCAATCAAATTTGGATACTTTTACCAATATTGGCGGAGAAATGTGGGGCATCTATGATATTTttgtgataaaaataaaaactaaagtGAAACggaataaatttgaattaacaTGTATAAAGAAATTCGtatgatagtttttttttcttttatctcctTATAAGATTTTCTTcttgatcaatattttttttttgaaataactaaGTTTTCCACGTAATGTCTTATAACTTACATATAActctatttttaattacttcAACTATTTTGGATTGAAGTCTCAAAAATATcacaaattattagttttatcctCAAACTATTGTCAGCCTTAAATACGCTCCTCTACTTGACTAACTAATATACCCCTGATACACTCTCGATATGCAACATGATTTAACAAGTGGTCTCAAACCTTTGTAGAGCATGGagttcttaataaaaatagagaGAAGTGTTGAAAACGCCCCTACACTTGACGAGAATTTAGGGGTGTATTTCATTAATGTTGCATGGTCGGGGGTGTATGTAGCTTCGATTTGTTAAGTAAAGGGgtgtttttaaaaatgtcaataGTTTGGgaatgaaactaataatttgcGTCAAATTTAGAGGGTGCTTTTTATGTTTCTCTCATTATTTTTAGCTGAATATCTGCACCTGTATTTGGATTCATATCCCTGAATCTTATAATTTAGATCAAGAGGGATTAGTACTCTGCACCTCAGCACCAGTATCGAACACCCGCACCCGAGCAATTCGTTTTTTACTCTATTTTGAGACTTCGAGGAGCTTATAATAATTGAAATCATCTAGTTTTTAAGAGTTTGCCAAAAATACTTGAACATTTCTTGGATTTGCAGGTTTGACATCAGGCCTGAGTGTGGCGGTGGTTGCTGCAGTAATTGGTTTTTTTGTGTACAGACGTCAGAAACGAATTAAGGAAGCACGAGATCGACTTACTCGTGAACGGGAAGATATCCTAAGCTCAGGTGGTGTAAAATCTGCGAAGCTATTTACAGGCAAAGAAATCAAGAAAGCAACAAACAATTTCTCTACGGATCGCCTTCTTGGTGCTGGAGGTTATGGTGAAGTTTACTATGGTAAACTTGATGATGATACCGTGGTTGCTGTTAAATGTGCCAAGCTAGGGAATGCTAAGGGCATTGAGCAAGTTCTCAACGAGGTCAGAATACTCTGTCAGGTTAACCACAAGAACCTTGTGCGTATTCTAGGTTGTTGTGTTGAGCTTGAACAACCATTGCTGGTTTATGAGTATGTCCCGAATGGAACTCTTAGCGATCATTTGTATTTGCAACGCAAACTTCTAACATGGGATTCCCGGCTCAGCATTGCTCATGCAACTGCAGAGGGACTTGCTTACTTGCATTTCTCTGCAGTTCCTCCTATTTACCATCGAGATGTCAAGTCTAGCAACATTTTACTCGATGACAAGTTGAATGCCAAGGTAGCAGACTTTGGTCTTTCACGGT
Proteins encoded in this window:
- the LOC101250000 gene encoding farnesylcysteine lyase, which translates into the protein MKNLYLILSLILISTATTVAVDLESSPPTVCIIGSGIGGSSVAHFLRNYSSSVIGKIRIFERNVYVGGRTATVTLAGETFEAGASILHPKNYHTLNYTKFLYLSVRRPPSAESDSGFGIWNGREFVFKTLSFNSDLPIIKRLVSFANSVLIFFRYGFSLFRLNKFVDNTVDNFLKYYEDFESRPVFETVEEMLKWSGLYNLTRRTLQEELLDLHFSPRIIEELITVITRINYGQSISISGLAGAVSLAGSDSGVWSVEGGNWQLAAGLINYSNIEMHLDEEVESVSSIEQKYQLNTTKGKSYQCEITVVATPLDEVNIQFLPGISIPERKLQHTYTTFIRGLLNPAYFGLSSVSEVPQLVGTVETPDVPFSSISVLKQHNENDMSYKVFSRKPLDDVLLDQIFSVRNETIKIDWGAYPHYHAPEVFAPFILDGQHLYYVNAFENAASTMETSAVAAENVARLILSRLSGQKPASTVTLKSFGDDAYDVHADL
- the LOC101250286 gene encoding transcription initiation factor IIA subunit 2; protein product: MATFELYRRSTIGMCLTETLDEMVSNGILSPEHAIQVLVQFDKSMTEALETQVKSKVTIKGHLHTYRFCDNVWTFILQDAVFKSEECQETVNRVKIVACDSKLLTQ
- the LOC101250873 gene encoding wall-associated receptor kinase-like 20; translated protein: MANLLLLLLLICTTPAVLSARRCSDCGSSPVPYPLSTGPDCGDQSYKIRCSNRLFFDTLNNSYPISSISPDTQTLTIEPSPFLSNTCITQDISTVGVQLNSSLPFNITSSNTIVFLNCSQSLLSSPLNCTAESLCHTYLNGTSENDGAIGACRNAPICCTFRAGGSSTSYMIRVRESGCRAYRSFVNLNPSLPVSRWPEAGMELQWVSPPEPVCTIQSDCDSDSTCGPDPNSNGGVNRCFCHSGFHWDPIAALCARDVTCQDRDGCGRDHTALIAGLTSGLSVAVVAAVIGFFVYRRQKRIKEARDRLTREREDILSSGGVKSAKLFTGKEIKKATNNFSTDRLLGAGGYGEVYYGKLDDDTVVAVKCAKLGNAKGIEQVLNEVRILCQVNHKNLVRILGCCVELEQPLLVYEYVPNGTLSDHLYLQRKLLTWDSRLSIAHATAEGLAYLHFSAVPPIYHRDVKSSNILLDDKLNAKVADFGLSRLAHTDLSHVSTCAQGTLGYLDPEYYRNYQLTDKSDVYSFGVVLLELLTSQKAIDFSRPQDDVNLAIYVQRLVEEERIMDAVDPALKVGASSVELETMKALGFLAVSCLEEKRQSRPSMKEVAEEIEYIITIAAAKQ